A region of Mesorhizobium sp. M3A.F.Ca.ET.080.04.2.1 DNA encodes the following proteins:
- the sufC gene encoding Fe-S cluster assembly ATPase SufC, translated as MLEIKNLHARIVEDGTEIIRGLNLTVKAGEVAAIMGPNGSGKSTLSYILAGREDYEVTEGDILYNGQSILEMDPAERATAGIFLAFQYPMEIPGVATMEFLKVAMNEQRKARDQEPLKIPDFLKRVKDAAASLNMDMNMLKRPLNVGFSGGEKKRAEILQMKLLEPKLCVLDETDSGLDIDALKIVSDGVNALRSPDRAIVVITHYQRLLEHIVPDSVHVLYRGQVIKSGDKSLALDLEANGYAGVIGQAA; from the coding sequence ATGCTTGAGATCAAGAATTTGCATGCCCGCATCGTCGAGGACGGCACCGAGATCATCCGTGGCCTGAACTTGACGGTCAAAGCCGGCGAGGTCGCCGCCATCATGGGCCCGAACGGTTCGGGCAAGTCGACGCTGTCCTACATCCTCGCCGGTCGCGAGGACTACGAGGTCACCGAAGGCGACATCCTCTATAACGGCCAGTCGATCCTCGAAATGGATCCGGCCGAACGCGCCACCGCCGGCATCTTCCTCGCGTTCCAGTATCCGATGGAGATACCGGGCGTCGCGACCATGGAATTCCTGAAAGTGGCGATGAACGAGCAGCGCAAGGCGCGCGACCAGGAGCCGCTGAAGATCCCGGATTTCCTGAAGCGCGTGAAGGATGCCGCCGCCTCACTCAACATGGACATGAACATGCTGAAGCGGCCGCTCAATGTAGGCTTCTCCGGCGGCGAGAAGAAGCGCGCCGAGATCCTGCAGATGAAGCTGCTGGAGCCGAAACTCTGCGTGCTGGACGAGACCGATTCCGGCCTCGACATCGACGCGCTGAAGATCGTCTCGGACGGCGTCAATGCGCTGCGCTCGCCCGACCGGGCCATCGTCGTGATCACCCACTACCAGCGGCTGTTGGAGCACATCGTGCCGGACAGCGTGCATGTGCTTTACAGGGGCCAGGTTATCAAGTCGGGCGACAAGTCGCTGGCGCTCGACCTTGAAGCCAACGGCTATGCCGGCGTGATCGGCCAAGCCGCGTGA
- the sufB gene encoding Fe-S cluster assembly protein SufB, whose protein sequence is MPAVQETIDRVRKIDVDQYKYGFQTEIEMDKAPKGLSEDIIRLISEKKNEPDWMLEWRLDAYRRWLTLEEPTWARVNYPKIDFQDIHYYAAPKSTPGPKSLDEVDPELLKVYEKLGIPLREQEILAGVQKEDASELEEANDNVYKSGRVAVDAVFDSVSVVTTFKKELAEAGVIFCSISEAIREHPELVQKYLGSVVPTTDNFYATLNSAVFTDGSFVFVPKGVRCPMELSTYFRINEKNTGQFERTLIIAEEGAYVSYLEGCTAPQRDENQLHAAVVELIALDDAEIKYSTVQNWYPGDAEGKGGIYNFVTKRGDCRGDRSKISWTQVETGSAITWKYPSCILRGDDSSGEFYSIAVSNGYQQVDSGTKMIHLGKNTSSRIISKGIAAGFSQNTYRGQVSAHRKATNARNFTNCDSLLIGDQCGAHTVPYMEAKNATAKFEHEATTSKISEDQKFYVMQRGIPEEEAIALIVNGFVKDVIQQLPMEFAVEAQKLIGISLEGSVG, encoded by the coding sequence ATGCCTGCTGTGCAGGAGACGATCGATCGGGTTCGAAAGATCGACGTCGACCAGTATAAATACGGTTTCCAGACAGAGATCGAGATGGACAAGGCCCCAAAGGGCCTGAGCGAAGATATTATTCGCCTGATCTCTGAAAAGAAGAACGAGCCGGACTGGATGCTGGAATGGCGTCTGGACGCCTATCGCCGCTGGCTGACGCTGGAAGAGCCGACCTGGGCGCGCGTCAATTATCCGAAGATCGACTTCCAGGACATCCACTACTACGCCGCGCCGAAGAGCACGCCGGGTCCGAAGTCGCTGGACGAGGTCGATCCCGAACTGCTGAAGGTCTATGAGAAGCTCGGCATTCCACTGAGGGAGCAGGAGATCCTCGCCGGCGTGCAGAAGGAAGACGCCTCGGAACTGGAGGAAGCCAACGACAACGTCTACAAGTCGGGCCGCGTGGCGGTCGACGCCGTGTTCGATTCCGTTTCCGTCGTCACCACCTTCAAGAAGGAACTGGCCGAGGCCGGCGTCATATTCTGCTCGATCTCGGAAGCCATCCGCGAGCATCCTGAGCTGGTTCAGAAATATCTGGGCTCGGTCGTGCCGACCACCGACAATTTCTACGCCACGCTGAATTCGGCGGTGTTCACCGACGGCTCCTTCGTCTTCGTGCCGAAGGGCGTGCGCTGCCCGATGGAGCTGTCGACCTATTTCCGCATCAACGAGAAGAACACCGGCCAATTCGAGCGCACGCTGATCATCGCCGAGGAGGGGGCCTATGTCTCCTACCTTGAAGGCTGCACGGCGCCGCAGCGCGACGAGAACCAGCTGCACGCGGCCGTCGTGGAACTGATCGCGCTGGACGACGCCGAGATCAAATATTCGACGGTGCAGAACTGGTACCCCGGCGACGCCGAAGGCAAGGGCGGCATCTACAATTTCGTCACCAAGCGCGGCGACTGCCGTGGCGATCGTTCGAAGATCTCCTGGACGCAGGTCGAGACCGGCTCGGCGATCACCTGGAAATATCCGAGCTGCATCCTGCGCGGCGACGATTCCAGCGGCGAGTTCTATTCGATCGCAGTGTCGAACGGCTATCAGCAGGTCGACAGCGGCACCAAGATGATCCATCTCGGCAAGAACACGTCGAGCCGTATCATCTCCAAGGGCATCGCCGCCGGCTTCTCGCAGAACACCTATCGCGGCCAGGTCTCGGCGCACCGCAAGGCGACCAACGCCCGCAACTTCACCAATTGCGACTCGCTGCTGATCGGCGACCAGTGCGGCGCGCACACCGTGCCTTACATGGAAGCCAAGAACGCGACGGCGAAGTTCGAGCACGAGGCGACGACGTCGAAGATCTCCGAGGACCAGAAGTTCTACGTCATGCAGCGCGGCATTCCCGAGGAAGAGGCGATCGCGCTGATCGTCAACGGCTTCGTCAAGGACGTCATCCAGCAGCTGCCGATGGAGTTCGCTGTCGAGGCGCAGAAGCTGATCGGCATCAGCCTTGAGGGTTCGGTCGGCTGA
- the sufA gene encoding Fe-S cluster assembly scaffold SufA — protein MGRFAVITMTEKAAERVREIVATRDNAHGIRLGIKKGGCAGMEYTVDLVTEPNTKDDHIERDGAHVYVAPEAALFLFGTEMDFEQTTLRTGFTFKNPNQSSACGCGESVELKPADLKALAEARAS, from the coding sequence ATGGGACGCTTCGCCGTCATCACGATGACCGAAAAGGCCGCTGAGCGGGTGCGCGAGATCGTTGCCACCCGTGACAACGCGCATGGCATCCGCCTCGGCATCAAGAAGGGCGGCTGCGCCGGCATGGAATACACGGTCGATCTGGTGACCGAGCCGAACACCAAGGACGATCACATCGAACGCGACGGCGCGCATGTCTATGTCGCGCCGGAGGCGGCGCTCTTCCTGTTCGGCACCGAGATGGATTTCGAACAGACGACTCTGCGCACCGGCTTTACCTTCAAGAATCCGAACCAGAGCTCGGCCTGCGGTTGCGGCGAATCCGTCGAGCTGAAACCGGCTGATCTCAAGGCGCTAGCCGAGGCGCGGGCCTCCTGA
- the recA gene encoding recombinase RecA has translation MAQNTLRLVEDKAVDKSKALDAALSQIERAFGKGSIMRLGQNEQVVEIETVPTGSLGLDIALGVGGLPRGRIIEIYGPESSGKTTLALHTVAEAQKKGGICAFVDAEHALDPVYARKLGVDLENLLISQPDTGEQALEICDTLVRSGAIDVLVVDSVAALTPRAEIEGEMGDALPGLQARLMSQALRKLTASISRSNTMVIFINQIRMKIGVMFGSPETTTGGNALKFYASVRLDIRRIGSVKDRDEVVGNQTRVKVVKNKLAPPFKVVEFDIMYGEGVSKTGELVDLGVKAGVVEKSGAWFSYNSQRLGQGRENAKLFLRDNPDTAREIELALRQNAGLIAEKFLENGGSEGGDDGFGDEAGAM, from the coding sequence ATGGCTCAGAATACTTTGCGGCTTGTAGAGGATAAGGCAGTGGACAAATCAAAGGCTCTGGATGCGGCGCTGTCGCAAATCGAGCGCGCTTTCGGCAAGGGCTCGATCATGCGGCTCGGCCAGAATGAGCAGGTGGTCGAGATCGAGACCGTGCCGACCGGCTCGCTCGGCCTCGACATCGCGCTCGGCGTCGGCGGCCTGCCGCGCGGCCGCATCATCGAGATCTACGGACCGGAAAGCTCGGGCAAGACGACGCTGGCGCTGCACACGGTTGCGGAAGCCCAGAAGAAGGGCGGCATCTGCGCCTTCGTCGATGCCGAGCATGCGCTCGATCCCGTCTACGCCCGCAAGCTCGGCGTCGATCTCGAAAACCTCCTGATCTCGCAGCCCGACACGGGCGAGCAGGCGCTGGAGATCTGCGACACGCTGGTGCGTTCCGGCGCCATCGACGTGCTGGTGGTCGATTCGGTCGCGGCGCTGACGCCGCGCGCCGAAATCGAGGGCGAGATGGGCGATGCGCTTCCCGGTCTTCAGGCCCGCCTGATGAGCCAGGCGCTGCGCAAGCTGACCGCGTCGATCTCGCGCTCCAACACCATGGTCATCTTCATCAACCAGATCCGCATGAAGATCGGCGTCATGTTCGGTTCGCCGGAGACGACGACGGGCGGCAACGCGCTGAAATTCTACGCCTCGGTGCGCCTCGACATCCGCCGCATCGGCTCGGTCAAGGATCGCGACGAGGTCGTCGGCAACCAGACCCGCGTCAAGGTGGTCAAGAACAAGCTGGCTCCGCCCTTCAAGGTGGTCGAGTTCGACATCATGTATGGCGAGGGCGTGTCGAAGACCGGCGAACTCGTCGATCTCGGCGTCAAGGCTGGCGTCGTCGAGAAGTCTGGCGCCTGGTTCTCCTACAATTCGCAGCGTCTCGGTCAGGGCCGCGAGAACGCAAAACTGTTCCTGCGCGACAATCCGGACACGGCGCGCGAGATCGAGCTCGCGCTGAGGCAAAATGCCGGGCTGATCGCCGAGAAATTCCTGGAGAATGGCGGCTCGGAAGGTGGCGACGACGGTTTCGGAGACGAAGCCGGCGCCATGTAG
- a CDS encoding GFA family protein codes for MPVLLKGSCRCGAVEFAVESHTPVPFMLCYCSICRKQQGGGGFAINLGADYETMKVKGKRSLGVYRAEIEDDEHPHCDVSTGERNFCRKCGAALWLYDPTWPDLVHPFASAIDSDLPKPPEKVHLMLKYKANWVEPVIGRQDKVFDVYPEESIADWHKRTGMWVD; via the coding sequence ATGCCTGTCCTGCTCAAAGGCTCCTGCCGCTGCGGCGCCGTCGAATTCGCGGTGGAAAGCCACACACCGGTGCCGTTCATGCTCTGCTATTGCTCGATCTGCCGCAAGCAGCAGGGCGGCGGCGGTTTTGCCATCAATCTCGGCGCCGATTACGAGACGATGAAGGTCAAGGGCAAACGCAGCCTCGGCGTCTATCGCGCCGAGATCGAGGACGATGAGCATCCGCATTGCGACGTCTCGACCGGCGAGCGCAATTTTTGCAGGAAATGCGGCGCGGCGCTCTGGCTCTACGACCCGACATGGCCGGACCTCGTCCACCCCTTCGCCTCGGCCATCGACAGCGATCTGCCGAAGCCGCCGGAAAAGGTGCATCTGATGCTGAAATACAAGGCGAACTGGGTCGAGCCGGTGATCGGGAGGCAAGACAAGGTGTTCGACGTCTATCCGGAGGAATCGATCGCCGACTGGCACAAGCGCACGGGCATGTGGGTGGATTAG
- a CDS encoding cysteine desulfurase family protein, with the protein MAATRAYLDYNASAPLIAESRAAMVAALDVAGNPSSVHSEGRAARRLIEDGRRDVARLVNARPEHVVFTSGATEAASTLLTSDWQMGRGAVRMSHLYVSEADHPCILGGGRFAAGQVTRTGVDRNGIADLDALTKALAAHDKADGLPLVAIHAANNETGVIQPIGRIAEIVKAAGGVLIVDAVQAAGRIPIDMSAGYADYLILSSHKIGGPKGVGAIVAASDLMMPKPLVNGGGQEKGHRAGTENLAGIAGFGAAARVAFAGLNAMRAVARRRDAIEAIVRELTPDAEIFGNGAPRLANTTFFAIAGVKAETAQIAFDLAGVALSAGSACSSGKVGPSHVLKAMGHGDSLGALRVSIGAATSAEEVALFRTALADIAARQAGRDKAGKEKAA; encoded by the coding sequence ATGGCCGCAACCCGCGCCTATCTCGACTACAACGCCAGCGCGCCGCTCATCGCGGAATCGCGGGCGGCGATGGTCGCTGCGCTCGATGTCGCCGGCAATCCGTCGTCGGTTCATAGCGAGGGCCGCGCAGCGCGGCGGCTGATCGAGGATGGCCGGCGCGATGTGGCGAGGCTGGTCAACGCAAGGCCGGAACATGTCGTGTTCACCTCAGGCGCGACGGAGGCTGCATCGACGCTGCTGACCTCCGACTGGCAGATGGGTCGCGGCGCCGTTCGGATGAGCCATCTCTATGTCTCGGAGGCCGACCATCCCTGCATCTTAGGCGGCGGGCGGTTTGCGGCGGGGCAGGTGACGCGGACCGGCGTCGACCGAAATGGCATTGCCGATCTCGATGCGCTGACCAAGGCATTGGCCGCGCATGACAAGGCCGACGGCCTGCCCCTGGTAGCGATCCATGCCGCCAACAACGAGACCGGGGTGATCCAGCCGATCGGCCGCATCGCCGAGATCGTCAAGGCTGCTGGCGGCGTGCTGATCGTCGACGCCGTGCAGGCGGCGGGCCGGATTCCGATCGATATGTCGGCCGGTTATGCCGATTACCTGATCCTGTCCTCGCACAAGATCGGCGGCCCGAAGGGTGTCGGCGCCATCGTCGCTGCATCCGACCTGATGATGCCGAAGCCGCTGGTCAACGGCGGCGGCCAGGAGAAGGGCCATCGCGCCGGCACCGAGAACCTTGCCGGCATTGCCGGCTTCGGCGCCGCCGCGCGGGTCGCGTTCGCCGGCTTGAACGCCATGCGTGCCGTCGCGCGTCGGCGCGATGCCATCGAGGCGATTGTGCGGGAATTGACGCCGGATGCGGAAATTTTCGGAAATGGCGCGCCGAGGCTTGCCAATACGACATTCTTCGCTATTGCGGGCGTCAAGGCCGAGACGGCGCAGATCGCCTTTGATCTTGCCGGCGTGGCGCTGTCGGCGGGTTCCGCCTGCTCGTCTGGAAAAGTCGGACCGAGCCATGTCCTGAAAGCAATGGGGCACGGCGACAGCCTCGGCGCGCTGCGGGTTTCGATCGGCGCGGCGACGAGCGCGGAAGAAGTGGCCTTGTTCCGGACTGCCTTGGCGGACATCGCCGCGCGGCAAGCCGGCCGGGACAAGGCCGGCAAGGAAAAGGCCGCCTGA
- a CDS encoding TfoX/Sxy family protein has product MDNERIEELFESLGPISIRKLFGGKGIYCDGVIVAVVVRGELMLKADEESIPDFEAAGCSRWTYTGSRHGKEVAMPYWSTPDSAFDDPDEMAVWARRAYEAGRRANG; this is encoded by the coding sequence ATGGACAATGAACGCATAGAGGAACTTTTCGAAAGCCTGGGGCCGATCAGCATTCGAAAGCTGTTCGGCGGCAAAGGCATCTATTGCGACGGCGTCATCGTCGCGGTCGTCGTTCGCGGTGAGCTGATGCTCAAGGCAGACGAAGAAAGCATCCCCGATTTCGAGGCCGCCGGCTGCAGCCGGTGGACCTATACCGGTTCGCGGCATGGCAAGGAGGTGGCTATGCCCTATTGGAGCACTCCCGACAGCGCCTTCGACGATCCCGATGAAATGGCCGTCTGGGCGCGGCGCGCCTATGAGGCGGGGCGACGGGCGAATGGCTAG
- a CDS encoding SUF system Fe-S cluster assembly protein, translated as MEDVNTAETAPESANGVVSASAIPADELARLTDDIVSALKTVYDPEIPADIYELGLVYKIDIEDDRSVKIDMTLTAPGCPVAGEMPGWVENAVGAVEGVSGVEVSMVFDPPWTPERMSEEAQVAVGWY; from the coding sequence ATGGAAGACGTGAACACAGCAGAGACCGCTCCGGAATCCGCGAACGGCGTCGTTTCGGCCTCGGCTATCCCGGCCGACGAATTGGCGCGGCTGACCGACGACATCGTGTCGGCGCTGAAGACGGTCTATGACCCGGAAATTCCGGCCGACATCTATGAACTCGGCCTGGTCTACAAGATCGACATCGAGGACGACCGCTCGGTCAAGATCGACATGACGCTGACCGCGCCGGGCTGCCCGGTGGCTGGCGAGATGCCGGGCTGGGTGGAGAACGCCGTCGGCGCCGTCGAAGGCGTTTCGGGCGTGGAGGTCAGCATGGTGTTCGATCCGCCATGGACACCCGAGCGCATGTCTGAAGAGGCGCAGGTCGCGGTCGGGTGGTATTGA
- a CDS encoding carbohydrate kinase family protein, whose translation MPTSPRILALGGAHIDRRGQVSGTYVPAASNPGIMREDVGGGVFNALRSVVRRGVSASLISVRGGDAAAETVASAIAGAGILDLSVTFLDRTTPSYTALIDSAGELIVGFADMGLYDLAFPKQLRRAKVREAIAETDAILCDANLPTAALERLVALTGDRPVFAIAISPAKVVRLEPVLGNLALLFMNRREATALAHAELSGHDLVKELRRTGLRAGVVTAGSGPVLGFDQTGAFAIDPPAPRRIADVTGAGDALTGATVAAMLRGLPVRAALREGVAAAMLAIESMDAVPSFTAASFAQALALVPETREVA comes from the coding sequence ATGCCGACATCTCCAAGAATCCTGGCGCTGGGCGGCGCCCATATCGACCGGCGCGGCCAGGTCTCGGGCACTTACGTGCCCGCCGCCTCAAATCCCGGCATCATGCGCGAGGATGTCGGCGGCGGCGTTTTCAATGCGCTGCGCAGCGTGGTGAGGCGCGGCGTCTCGGCCTCGCTCATATCGGTGCGCGGCGGCGACGCGGCGGCGGAGACGGTGGCATCGGCGATCGCCGGAGCCGGCATCCTCGACCTCTCGGTGACATTCCTCGACCGCACAACGCCGAGCTACACGGCGCTGATCGACAGCGCGGGCGAGCTGATCGTCGGCTTTGCCGATATGGGCCTCTACGACCTCGCGTTTCCCAAGCAGCTCCGCCGCGCCAAGGTCCGCGAGGCGATCGCCGAGACGGACGCGATCCTGTGCGACGCAAACCTGCCGACGGCAGCACTCGAGCGTCTCGTGGCACTGACTGGCGACCGGCCGGTCTTTGCCATCGCCATCTCGCCGGCCAAGGTCGTGCGGCTGGAGCCGGTGCTCGGCAATTTGGCGCTTCTCTTCATGAACCGCCGCGAGGCCACGGCTCTCGCTCACGCCGAGCTGTCCGGGCATGACCTTGTCAAAGAGCTCAGGCGGACAGGGCTGAGAGCAGGTGTGGTAACGGCCGGCAGCGGCCCGGTTCTTGGCTTCGACCAGACGGGCGCCTTTGCCATCGACCCGCCGGCGCCGCGACGCATCGCCGATGTCACCGGCGCTGGCGATGCGCTTACCGGAGCCACGGTCGCCGCGATGTTGCGCGGCCTGCCCGTGCGGGCGGCCCTGCGGGAAGGTGTGGCTGCGGCAATGCTGGCCATCGAAAGCATGGACGCGGTGCCCTCCTTCACAGCGGCAAGCTTCGCCCAGGCGCTGGCCCTTGTGCCGGAGACGCGGGAAGTGGCATAG
- a CDS encoding pseudouridine-5'-phosphate glycosidase → MTPETARPFIDIHSPVAEALAAGRPVVALESTIITHGMPYPDNGAMAAKVEQIIVDGGAVPATIAVVNGRIKIGLSDGERESLAMTGGAMKLSRADIGFAVAQARTGGTTVAATMIAAHMAGIRVFATGGIGGVHKGAEKSFDISADLDELARTPVIVVSAGAKAILDIEKTLEVLETRGVPVIGHGCEMMPAFWSRQSPFRAPLTLHTAEDIAHFYRTRQVLGLGGGILVANPVPQNDEIPAAEMDFYIQAAQKAAEALNVTGKAVTPFLLSKILELTGGRSLKTNIALVENNARLAAEIAKAL, encoded by the coding sequence ATGACGCCCGAAACAGCCCGCCCCTTCATCGACATTCACTCGCCAGTGGCCGAAGCGCTCGCCGCCGGGCGGCCTGTGGTGGCGCTGGAAAGCACCATCATCACGCATGGCATGCCCTACCCCGACAATGGCGCCATGGCAGCCAAGGTCGAGCAGATCATCGTGGACGGCGGCGCCGTTCCGGCGACGATCGCCGTGGTCAACGGCCGCATCAAGATCGGGCTGTCGGACGGCGAGCGTGAATCGCTCGCCATGACCGGCGGCGCCATGAAGCTCTCGCGCGCCGATATCGGCTTTGCCGTCGCCCAAGCGCGCACCGGCGGCACCACCGTGGCCGCCACGATGATCGCCGCTCACATGGCCGGCATAAGGGTGTTCGCCACCGGCGGCATCGGCGGCGTCCATAAGGGCGCGGAGAAGAGTTTTGATATTTCGGCCGATCTCGACGAACTGGCGCGCACGCCTGTTATCGTCGTCTCGGCCGGCGCCAAGGCGATCCTCGACATCGAAAAGACGTTGGAAGTGCTGGAAACGCGCGGCGTCCCGGTCATCGGCCATGGTTGCGAGATGATGCCGGCCTTTTGGTCGAGGCAATCGCCATTCCGTGCGCCTTTGACGCTTCACACAGCTGAAGACATCGCGCATTTCTACCGGACGCGCCAGGTCCTGGGCCTGGGCGGCGGCATCCTGGTCGCCAATCCGGTGCCGCAGAACGACGAAATCCCGGCGGCTGAGATGGACTTCTATATCCAGGCTGCCCAGAAGGCGGCCGAGGCGCTGAATGTCACCGGCAAGGCGGTGACGCCTTTCCTGCTGTCGAAGATCCTCGAACTGACCGGCGGCCGCAGCCTCAAGACCAACATCGCGCTGGTCGAGAACAATGCTCGGCTGGCGGCGGAGATTGCGAAGGCATTGTAG
- a CDS encoding cysteine desulfurase: protein MDQKIETAPYDVEAIRRDFPILSRQVYGKPLVYLDNGASAQKPQAVLDTIQHAYSQEYANVHRGLHFLSNAATDAYEKARETVRRFLNAPGTDNIVFTSNTTSAINTVAYGYGMPKIGEGDEIVLSIMEHHSNIVPWHFIRERQGAKLVWVPVDDLGAFHIEEFENRLTSRTKLVAITHMSNALGTVTPIKEIVRIAHARGIPVLVDGSQSAVHMPIDVQDLDCDFFVFTGHKVYGPSGIGVLYGKKHLLDQMRPFMGGGEMIEEVTEDLVTYNEPPHRFEAGTPPIVQAIGLGAALEYMEKVGRERIAAHEADLKTYAHERLRAINSLRIFGDAPGKGAIISFELQGIHAHDVSMLIDRQGVAVRAGTHCAQPLLKRFGVTSTCRASFGMYNTRAEVDALADALEKARKFFG from the coding sequence ATGGACCAGAAGATCGAAACCGCCCCCTACGACGTCGAGGCGATCCGCCGCGACTTCCCGATCCTGTCGCGCCAGGTCTACGGCAAGCCGCTGGTCTATCTCGACAACGGCGCCTCGGCGCAGAAGCCGCAGGCGGTGCTCGACACGATCCAGCACGCCTATAGCCAGGAATACGCCAACGTTCACCGCGGCCTGCATTTCCTGTCGAATGCCGCGACCGACGCCTATGAGAAGGCGCGCGAGACGGTGCGCCGCTTCCTCAACGCGCCGGGGACCGACAACATCGTCTTCACCTCCAACACCACCTCGGCGATCAACACGGTCGCCTATGGCTACGGCATGCCGAAGATCGGCGAGGGCGACGAGATCGTGCTCTCGATCATGGAGCACCACTCGAACATCGTGCCCTGGCATTTCATCCGCGAACGGCAGGGCGCGAAGCTGGTGTGGGTGCCGGTCGACGATCTCGGCGCTTTCCACATCGAGGAATTCGAAAATCGGCTGACCTCGCGCACAAAGCTCGTCGCCATCACCCACATGTCCAACGCGCTGGGCACGGTGACGCCGATCAAGGAGATCGTGCGCATCGCGCATGCGCGCGGCATTCCGGTGCTGGTCGACGGCAGCCAGAGCGCCGTGCATATGCCGATCGACGTGCAGGACCTCGACTGCGATTTCTTCGTCTTCACCGGGCACAAGGTCTACGGCCCGTCGGGCATCGGCGTGCTCTACGGCAAGAAGCACCTGCTGGACCAGATGCGGCCCTTCATGGGCGGCGGCGAGATGATCGAGGAGGTGACGGAGGACCTCGTCACCTACAACGAGCCGCCGCATCGTTTCGAGGCCGGCACGCCGCCGATCGTGCAGGCGATCGGCCTGGGTGCGGCGCTCGAATACATGGAAAAGGTAGGCCGCGAGCGCATCGCCGCCCACGAGGCGGACCTCAAGACCTACGCGCATGAGCGGCTGCGCGCCATCAATTCGCTACGCATCTTCGGCGACGCGCCCGGCAAGGGCGCCATCATCTCGTTCGAATTGCAGGGCATTCATGCCCATGACGTGTCGATGCTGATCGATAGACAAGGTGTGGCTGTCCGCGCGGGCACGCATTGCGCGCAGCCGCTGTTGAAACGCTTCGGCGTGACCTCCACATGCAGGGCATCCTTCGGCATGTATAATACCAGGGCCGAAGTCGACGCTTTGGCCGATGCGTTGGAGAAGGCGCGGAAGTTCTTCGGGTGA
- the sufD gene encoding Fe-S cluster assembly protein SufD, producing MNMHAQPQRTLAETALIDAFGERLSLLPGDGAVMLKRDDAIEAIKHGLPTRRVESWHYTDLRRLLTSVPGFEADAVAKVLEPVLDGSAVLPVMNGVSNTKVPEIEGVTVQRLSEKLTDGSVAPGLDPYGSDDAIGALNTAFVADGYFVDIAEGTQLEKPIELQNLQAGGQVHVRLLTRVGAGAKAAIVERQTGEGGDALVSSVSQLVVGDGAEVTWLIVQEQPDTATHLAQFKAHIGKDAKLTLFIMNAGGKLVRQEVVVRTTGEGADFKLRGINLLAGDTHTDTTMVLDHAVPHTASTEVIRNVVTGKARGVFQGRINVHQYAQKTNAKMACNTLLLSDDGEFSTKPELEIFADDVVCGHGATVTEINHNHLFYLMARGIEEKTARGLLVKAFVAEVIEELDDEALVDALEARLDGWFLTHG from the coding sequence ATGAACATGCACGCACAGCCCCAGCGCACATTGGCCGAGACGGCGCTGATCGATGCCTTCGGCGAGCGGCTATCGCTGCTGCCGGGTGACGGCGCGGTGATGCTGAAGCGCGACGACGCGATCGAGGCGATCAAGCACGGCCTGCCGACCCGGCGCGTCGAATCCTGGCACTATACGGATCTGCGCCGCTTGCTGACCTCGGTGCCTGGCTTCGAGGCCGACGCCGTTGCAAAGGTGCTCGAGCCGGTTCTCGACGGCTCCGCGGTGCTGCCGGTGATGAACGGGGTTTCCAACACCAAGGTGCCGGAGATCGAAGGCGTCACGGTGCAGCGCCTGTCGGAAAAGCTGACCGATGGCAGCGTCGCGCCCGGGCTTGATCCTTATGGCAGCGATGATGCGATCGGCGCGCTGAACACCGCCTTCGTCGCCGACGGCTATTTCGTCGACATCGCCGAAGGCACCCAATTGGAAAAGCCGATCGAGCTGCAGAACCTGCAGGCCGGCGGGCAGGTGCATGTGCGGCTGCTGACGCGGGTCGGCGCCGGTGCCAAGGCCGCCATCGTCGAGCGCCAGACTGGCGAGGGCGGCGACGCGCTTGTCAGTTCGGTCAGCCAATTGGTTGTCGGCGACGGCGCCGAGGTGACCTGGCTGATCGTTCAGGAGCAGCCGGACACGGCTACGCATCTGGCGCAGTTCAAGGCGCATATCGGCAAGGATGCGAAGCTGACGCTGTTCATCATGAATGCGGGCGGCAAGCTGGTGCGCCAGGAGGTCGTCGTCAGGACGACCGGCGAAGGCGCCGACTTCAAGCTGCGCGGCATCAATCTTCTCGCCGGCGACACGCATACCGACACCACGATGGTGCTCGACCATGCCGTGCCGCACACCGCCTCGACGGAAGTGATCCGCAACGTTGTGACCGGCAAGGCGCGCGGCGTGTTCCAGGGCCGCATCAACGTGCATCAATACGCGCAGAAGACCAACGCCAAGATGGCCTGCAACACGCTGCTTCTGTCGGACGACGGCGAGTTCTCGACCAAGCCGGAACTTGAGATTTTCGCTGACGACGTCGTCTGCGGCCATGGCGCCACGGTCACCGAGATCAACCACAACCATCTGTTCTACCTGATGGCGCGCGGCATCGAAGAGAAGACCGCGCGTGGCCTGCTGGTGAAGGCATTCGTGGCGGAGGTGATCGAAGAACTGGACGACGAGGCGCTGGTCGACGCGCTCGAGGCGCGGCTCGACGGCTGGTTTTTGACGCACGGGTGA